Proteins encoded by one window of Cloeon dipterum chromosome 2, ieCloDipt1.1, whole genome shotgun sequence:
- the LOC135934977 gene encoding calcium load-activated calcium channel: MWEDTILIVFISIFTALLGEGFTWYMVYRTEKYQKLKAEVERQSKKLEKRKEAHGDSIDKQQKKKIERDEEKLKNNNRDLSLVKMKSVLFIGFAFTALLSMFNSVFDGRVVAKLPFTPISWLQGLSHRNLSGDDYTDCSFIFIYILCTMSIRQNIQKLLGFAPSRTASKLSGNMFGAPPQQLR; the protein is encoded by the exons ATGTGGGAGGAtacaattttgattgttttcatttctattttcaCTGCTCTTCTTGGAGAAG GTTTCACCTGGTATATGGTTTACAGAACTGAAAAGTACCAAAAGCTAAAGGCTGAAGTTGAAAGGCAGAGCAAAAAGT TGGAGAAACGAAAGGAAGCTCATGGAGACTCCATTGACAAGcagcagaagaagaaaattgaaagagacgaggaaaagctgaaaaacaACAACCGGGATTTGTCTCTTGTGAAAATGAAGTCTGTGCTCTTCATCGGCTTTGCTTTCACTGCCCTACTCAGCATGTTCAATTCTGT GTTTGATGGCAGAGTTGTAGCTAAGCTTCCATTCACTCCGATCTCATGGCTGCAAGGTTTGAGCCACAGAAATCTCTCTGGTGATGACTACACTGACTGctcattcattttcatttacatCCTCTGCACCATGTCCATCAGACAG aacATCCAAAAGTTGCTGGGCTTTGCCCCATCAAGGACCGCGTCTAAGCTAAGCGGCAACATGTTCGGAGCGCCTCCACAGCAGCTTCGATAA